The Alkalihalophilus pseudofirmus nucleotide sequence CGTATGGAGAATGCGTATTTAAAAAAGCTGAAAGCCTTAGTTCAGGAAAAACAATCACCAACAAAATCAAAGCGAAAGTAGTATATGAACTAAGGAACGAATTCCCGGTGATTCGAATGTTAAAGATAGCCAAGATGCCTAGAAGCACTTACTATAACCTTGTAAAAAAATGGAGCGAACCAGATCCTGATCGAAAATGGAAAAGAAGAATTGCATTCATTTACCATAAGCACTTTGGTCGATATGGCTATCGTCGTATTACAGACATAAAGGAGAAGTTGGAAAAGCAGCTCCAAACATCCTAAACCGTAACTTTAGAGCCGAGAAGCCTAATCAAAAGTGGGTGACAGACATTACGGAATTTAAATTGTTTGGACAGAAGCTCTATCTGTCTCCACTATTTGACCTGTTTAACGGCGAACTGATAACCTATACGCTCCAATCAAGACCAACGTATGATTTGGTCGATACGATGTTGGACCAAGGGTTAAAGCACCTAAATAAAGGCGATGATCTCTTGATTCATTCTGATCAAGGTTGGCACTATCGAATGGCCCCTTACGTAAGGAAACTGAAAGAACATAACATCACACAAAGTATGTCTCGAAAAGGCAACTGTCACGATAATTCTGTCATGGAAAACTTTTTTGGAATCCTGAAATCGGAGTTCCTTTATTTAAACGAATTTGATAGTATTGAACACTTCAAAGAAGAGTTAGAACAATACATCTATTACTACAACCATGTGAGAATTAAATCAAGATTGAACCGGAAAAGTCCAGTAGCTTATCGACTCAGTACCCAAAAAGCTGCTTAAAAAAGTGTCCAACTTTATGGGTCCAGTGCACATAGCGACGAGGAGGCTTCTGTGCCGCGCCCGTGGAAAGCGTGTGCCTGCAACGTAAATGTAAATCAACACTACTATGCAAGGCAAAAAACACCGCTTCTCACTAGAAGCGGTGTTTCCGTTATAGTTCTAATACTTGCGGCTCTTCGCCAGCATTCATTAATCTGATCATAGAAGGCTTGATCTCTAAGACAATATAAGACGGATCCTCTGGTCCATCAAACCATTTGCTAAAAGAGTCACTCCAAATCTTCTTCTTCAGCTCAGAAGAGTCACGAATCACAGCTGTTCCTTCTACTTCCACATACTTATCTCCTAGCCCTTCTCCTTCATACCCTAAAAGAATATGCACATTCGGGTTTTCCTCAATTTCTTCCGCTTTATGAGTATCTTTGTCTGTCGGTGTAAAAAGGGTAAAGTCTTCGTTAAAGAATGACATATAACGCGAGTGCGGCTTATTATTTTTGACAGTCGCTAACGTACCAATCTTTTGGTTTTTCAACACATCGAGAACTTTGTCTTTTAACTCTTGTTCATTCATTCTATACATCCCCTTTAAATAGATTGTACAAGTAGTATTCCTTTCCTGCTGGCTACTTAAACACCTATTTAGTATGGGACAGCGGACTCGTTCTATTCTTTAAACAGAAAATAATCCTGTGTACCAGTCTCAATGAACCCAACAGACGTATAAAGCTTTAGTGCACGAGGATTTTCTAGAGCCACTTCAAGATGAACCTGGCGTCCTTTATTACTCTCCCGCTCCACTACTTGCTGCAGTACACTTCTGCCAATGCCTTTTCCTTGCAAAGGTGGTGTCACGACAAAGCCATAAATCCAAGATTCATTACCTTCATCGACTATACGGAGTTTACCAGCCTTATCTTTACCGGCATAAATAATGTAGGTCCCCTCTTCAACGCCTGACTTATACATCGAACCCGCTTCTGTCTCGCTCATCTCAAAACCTAGAGCGTCCATTTTAATAATATAAGCTAGGTCCGTATCACTTGCTTCTAATAGAGTCACATCACCCGTTACTGCTGTTTTCATCTTGTTAGGATGCCATTTCATCTGGTGTTCAGAAAATGAGTAAGCTGTCGGCAGGCTCCTAGCAAAGCTTTGTCCGGACACGGATTTGGCTGGAGCATTTAATAAAATATGATTAATTCCAGCAGCCCTTAATTGAGCCACCGCTTCTAAGGTGAGCCTTGTAGCATGGCCCTTTCTACGTTCTGTTGGCTTGACCATGCCGCATACTTCCGCTTTGTTCCCGAAACGATAAGTCCCGACAAAAGCAATCAGCTCACCCTTGTCATAATAAAAAAAATCGTGCTGCGCTTCTTCTCTTTTTTGAAGCATATCCCAATTTAACTTTAATTTGATCTCATCATGTTTCTCTACTTCTTCTTGTAATGCTTTAACGTCTTGTAATGTTTTTTTTCCTAGCATTTCGCATCCTCCAACATCGGTGATGCTTATTCCATTCGCTCTTTATTGGAGGAATCCTT carries:
- a CDS encoding pyridoxamine 5'-phosphate oxidase family protein: MNEQELKDKVLDVLKNQKIGTLATVKNNKPHSRYMSFFNEDFTLFTPTDKDTHKAEEIEENPNVHILLGYEGEGLGDKYVEVEGTAVIRDSSELKKKIWSDSFSKWFDGPEDPSYIVLEIKPSMIRLMNAGEEPQVLEL
- a CDS encoding GNAT family N-acetyltransferase, with translation MLGKKTLQDVKALQEEVEKHDEIKLKLNWDMLQKREEAQHDFFYYDKGELIAFVGTYRFGNKAEVCGMVKPTERRKGHATRLTLEAVAQLRAAGINHILLNAPAKSVSGQSFARSLPTAYSFSEHQMKWHPNKMKTAVTGDVTLLEASDTDLAYIIKMDALGFEMSETEAGSMYKSGVEEGTYIIYAGKDKAGKLRIVDEGNESWIYGFVVTPPLQGKGIGRSVLQQVVERESNKGRQVHLEVALENPRALKLYTSVGFIETGTQDYFLFKE